GCTTTTTTGCCGTGAGCCGCGTCAATGACCGCCAGGTTGCCCAACTTATCGGCGCTATTTTATTGACCCTCGTCGCTTTGACGCTGTGGCGAAAATGGAAAACCAAAGAATCTGCCGACGCGCCTTCGGTTTCTCCGGTTTACACCGGAATCATGGGCATCGCGGGCGGCTTCACCACGATGGTGGGCAACGCCGCCGGGCCGATTATGACGCTTTATTTGCTGGCGATGCGCCTGCCCAAGATGGAGTTCATAGGCACCGGCGCGTGGTACTTTTTGTTACTCAACTGGTTTAAAGTCCCGTTCATGATGCAGCTTGGCTGGATCGACAAACCGTCGCTTCTGCTTTCACTGCGCCTGATGCCGTTCGCCGTTTGCGGTGCCTTATTTGGCCGCGCCATCGTGCGCTATATCGACCAGAACTGGTTCGAGCGCATTGCCATCGCACTCACTGTGGTCGCAGCCATTAAGTTGGTGTTGGCCTGAGTACGGTCGATTTCGACTGTACGTAAATCGGCGAGAAGTTCTGCGAAACGTCGTCAATCAGCCACACCCACTCGCAATTCTTGCCCTGTGTCGGCGGCGAAAACACGCGTGAGGCGTGCCGCTTAAACTCTTCGCTCGCGACACATGTGCCTGCGCGCGGATCGAACCACGTCGCGCGCAGGGTTCCGCCCGAAAGCTCTGTCAAATCGAGTTCATAGGCGCGGCCCGATGCCGAGTAAATATCAACGTAGTGGCCTTCGCTGTAGCGCGTTGTGGCACAAGTCTCGGCGCCCTCGAACGTTTTGCTCAGCATTTCCCACGCAGGCACACGCGAGAAGAACGGGCGTTCTTGAAACACACGCTGCGCGTACTGCATCTGAATTGCGCCTTCTCACAAGATCGATTGTGGCCACGCAGGACGCGCGTGATTAATCGGGGCGCGCTTTGGCTCCCAGAACTGCCAGACATTGTGGCGACCGTAAGTGTGTCTAAACGCACCCGCACACAAATCCCACCACAGAAATTTACGAGTGTCCCACGCGTTGAGAAAGCCGCTCTCAATGTTGAAACCGCTCGGATGATCTTCGTAACCCGGTACACCATTAACCAGTGGCTTTGTTAGGGTGAGATTGTCATCGTCCAGAATCCGTGAACCTGAATCGCGGTCGCGGGTGTGGCGGGTTTACAACATATTGAAGTCGAGCCAGAAAAACAGCGTGCCATCGGCGCCTTGTAAAAAGCACAGATTAGCGGAAATTTTAAGCATAAATAGAAAGTACGGTCGAATTCGACCGTACTTTCTATCGATGAAAAATCAGTTGGGCTGTAAGGACGCGACGATGCGCGCTGCTGAATTATTGGACGGCATATCGATGGCGTATATTTTCGATCCGCGCGCTGCCAGAACAATGTTTCGGCCCGTTAAACCGGGCGTCCTGGCGGCAGTTTTCGGAGAAAGGCGCACGCCGGTCAGCGGCCCAACGCGTGCCGCCGTTGTGTTGGAGTTATTCACAATCGCTTGCGCGGCAGGAGTCGCGTTGCGGCCCAGCGCTTTGAACCCCGCTGTGAAATTCGCGGGTGTCAGAAACGGCGCGGCGTTGACGTTGCCCGGCGCGTTAATAAACGAAATGCGAAGGTAATTGCCGCCGCGTAACGGCTGTATCGTATCGCTGAGGCTGGCGTAACCGGCCACTGTTTGTGCGCCGGTTCGCGTGCGTCGCCATTGAGGCGGCAACAAAATCGTCGAGCGGCCATCGGCCAGACGGATGCGAACCGCGCGGCGCGAACGGTTGACGGTCGTGTTCGCGTCGCCCGCAACGGAAGCCCGGCCCGAACCACTGCCCCCGTAACTGCCAAAGCCTGAGGCGCGGCGATAACCGGCGTCAATTGCTTCCTGTTCCGAAGAAAAACCAATGACGATGCTCGCGGGTTGGCGCAGCATCAGCGGGCTGTCGGGACGATGATAATAGGTGTCGTACTGTGTCGAGACGACTTTCCATACCCCGCCCGCGATTTTATAACGATCGTCGGGAAGATAATGCTGCAACCAGTTTCGCGGCGGACGATGTTTCAGTCGTGCGGCTTCGCGCGCCGACGGCGAAGTGTTCGGCCACGCGTGAGCCGCTGTCACGGTTGCGCCACCGAGCGCAAGAGCGGCCCATAAAGTACGGTCGAATTTCATACTGTTCCTTTTGCGCTCTGAAACGTTCTCTATTAACGTGCACCGACGGGAGCCATAGCATTTGCAGGAGCCGTCATCGTGGTCGTCTGTGTTGTTGCACGAACCACGCGGGTGGTGCCACCGACGCTAGTGGGAAGGCTGTTCTCACCGAGAATCGCACCGAGAATCTGGCCGATGGTCGAAGCCATCAATCGGCGGGTATCGCGGCGGCTGTTGACAACAGAGGCAACACGGCGCACGTATGAAACATTGTACGCGTGTGTCGCCGGCGTGATCTGGCCATTGTAAAGCAACTTGACATAACGGCCCAGTTGGTCGCGGCGCGTCAGGCCGGCGAGATAGACAATGTCGCCCGCCGGTTCGGGACGCGAAATCGGATCGGGACGATAGCCGGCGAGCATCGCGTCCTGCCAGGTGCGAAAGCCCACCACGCGCCATGCACGCAACTGACCCCGGCGTGGACTTCGTGCAAGCAAGCGCAGCATAGAAACCGACCACGGGCGGTAGTAGTAACGCACCGGATAAGCGCCACTGTCATCTTCAATCGTGACGTATTGCCAGACTTTGCCAAATTTGTAGCGGTCTTGCGGCAAGTAATACGCGCGCCAACCGACGGGTGGAATACGATATTTCGACATTACGCCGCGCGAACGCTGCGCTGGCGTGGAACGCGCCAAACGGCGCGCATACGCCGCCTGAGCGCGCGGCGAACGCGACGGGCGAGAAACCGTAGGCCGCGAACTGCCGCCGCCAGCCAGCAACTCGTTGAGTAACGTTTGCCCCGACATGGACGAAAAGCTGACGACGCGAGTGGTGGTTGTCGTGGTTGTCACGGTGCCAGGCGCACCTGGAGCACCGCCACCGGGTATGTTCGAGACTTCGGCTCCCATGCCCCCGTCGGCAGCGCCCGAAGGCATCCGGCGGGTAACATCGCCGGGACGTACGGCCGTGGCGGAAATCGCGCCCATACCCGCAGCAATGCCTGCTGCGGCGCCGACGCCCGCTAAACCTTCTTGCGCGTGTGCGCTGGTTGCCAAGCCGTTCGCGCCCAGCACTGCAACCAACGTCACGCCCATCGTTTTTTGTATCAGTCGCCGCATCGCGTTTCCTCTCTGTCTTCGGTGCGTCAATTGTACCAAGTACGGTCGATTTCAACCGTACTTACTCCACAGCGCCGCCCAGAATGCCGCCCAGCAAATCGGCCAACCCGGTGGGAGCGCCTCCTGTGATGTCGGCGTCGCCGTGCGTTTCCTCAAGCCAGCGCTTCCACAATGCCGCGATTCGTGCTTTTTTGGCCGGTGCGCGCATCTCAAAAGCCCTACGCAAATCGGCTCCCGTCGCGAGCCTGCCGTTGTGCCCCGCGAAATAATCGCGTAGTGCGCCAAAAAACGCGGCGTCGCCAATTTCGGTGCGGAGCGCGTCGTAGAACAGTGCGCCTTTGCCATAAACAATCGCGCCGTATTGCACGTTGCCGTCGTAGGCGGAGGTGCGCTTGTTCACAGCAGCGTCACTTTGACCGAGCATTCTCGCAGTGCTGTAGCCGGTTTTTAAATGCAAATCAGCCATGCGCGCTGCAGCAGCTTTTCCATAGCGATCTTCAAAATAAACAATCGACGAATAATTGGTGAGACTTTCATCAAGCCACGGAGCGCGCTGCGAATCGCTGCCGACGCCAATCGCCCACCACTGGTGCGCGACTTCGTGCGCGATTGTCATTTCAAAAACCGAATCGAGCACTTCTTTTTGCTGTCCGAGCATTCCACCCAGTAAATCGGCAGCGGGATTCGCATCGTTTGTGGCAGCAGGCGCATCGTCGCCGAGCAGATTCTCCAGCGCTTTGGCATTGACGCCTGGCGCGCCGAGGCTTTCCGCTAATCCACCGAGTTCTTTGCCCAGATCGCCATAAAGCATTGAAGCAATCGCCGTCATGCCGGAATATTCCATGCCGCCCGCGCCACCGCGAATCGGGCCTTCAACAACTTTGAAACTGCTGTAGGGATACGGCCCAAACCGTTTCGCGAAAATCTGTAGCGCTTTGCCCGCAATGTCGATGGCTTTTTCCCCCTTCGCCGCGTGCGCCTTGGTTGTGTAGCTTTCGACCTCAACCGTTTTTCCGGCAACGTCGAAATTTTTGCTCTGCAACACGAAATCGGCGCTGGCAAGAACGGCAAAGTCGCGTACACCCGATGCAGCAAAATCATAATGTCCACGAGGCACGGGCATCGGCAAACGGAGCTGTGACCCAGTCGCCGCAACAATCGCGGGTGGTGATGTCACCAGAGTCACGCGATAATCGCTCAACTCGGCATACGCCACGTCGCCCAAACCTTCGGGTGCTTCGTCGATCCATTTTCCATCGCGACGAATCGCCAGAACCGGATACCAGAAACTTCCCAAACTCATCACGCCGTTGCCATAAGAATACAGTCCATAATCGACGTTCTTCGGCTTCGTCTTGGCAGCGCCACC
The Abditibacteriaceae bacterium DNA segment above includes these coding regions:
- a CDS encoding sulfite exporter TauE/SafE family protein, translating into MSANWSFFMPELSLLSWLLLGLGAFSVGLSKTGVPGIGILNVAIFALVLPSAKHSVGVVLPILISADIVAVLAYRRQAVWHHLWRLFPWAIAGIIIGFFAVSRVNDRQVAQLIGAILLTLVALTLWRKWKTKESADAPSVSPVYTGIMGIAGGFTTMVGNAAGPIMTLYLLAMRLPKMEFIGTGAWYFLLLNWFKVPFMMQLGWIDKPSLLLSLRLMPFAVCGALFGRAIVRYIDQNWFERIAIALTVVAAIKLVLA
- a CDS encoding putative collagen-binding domain-containing protein, with product MFQERPFFSRVPAWEMLSKTFEGAETCATTRYSEGHYVDIYSASGRAYELDLTELSGGTLRATWFDPRAGTCVASEEFKRHASRVFSPPTQGKNCEWVWLIDDVSQNFSPIYVQSKSTVLRPTPT
- a CDS encoding M1 family aminopeptidase, producing MKRYLFSFLALFFVAGALRLHAQNSVPVAAAVVQTATRPHYAIRANIDAELLAFSSDATITIPVAPDDAMRDVVLFIFANAGGVGGLGEKEARVKNITVQSVQFAGKSVPFTLDGAVLRVTLPQPQRQKFSLDIAWKGVVPRAPESSGGLAEMMGGMDLGGLFGGGAAKTKPKNVDYGLYSYGNGVMSLGSFWYPVLAIRRDGKWIDEAPEGLGDVAYAELSDYRVTLVTSPPAIVAATGSQLRLPMPVPRGHYDFAASGVRDFAVLASADFVLQSKNFDVAGKTVEVESYTTKAHAAKGEKAIDIAGKALQIFAKRFGPYPYSSFKVVEGPIRGGAGGMEYSGMTAIASMLYGDLGKELGGLAESLGAPGVNAKALENLLGDDAPAATNDANPAADLLGGMLGQQKEVLDSVFEMTIAHEVAHQWWAIGVGSDSQRAPWLDESLTNYSSIVYFEDRYGKAAAARMADLHLKTGYSTARMLGQSDAAVNKRTSAYDGNVQYGAIVYGKGALFYDALRTEIGDAAFFGALRDYFAGHNGRLATGADLRRAFEMRAPAKKARIAALWKRWLEETHGDADITGGAPTGLADLLGGILGGAVE